TTGTGGCTGGCAGCGCCCGTCCACCGCAGCATGCAGCTTCGTGTTGAGTCCGCCCTTGGTGCGGCTCATGGCCTGTTGTTCCTGGCCTCCGGCGGGGTTGGCCCCGTCCCGGTGGACCTTGATGTGGGTGGAGTCAATCATGCCGAGGTTCTTGCCTGCATGCCATTTCATCTGCTGCATGGCCTGATCCCAGAGACCGGCCTTGGCCCAGCGGCGGAAGTGGCCGTAAACAGTTTCCCAGGCAACGCCAGGGACGTCCAAAGCACGCCAGGAGCCGCCTTCTTTGAGCACGTGCAGAACACCTGCGATGACCAGCTTCAAATCACTGAGAGGCCGACCTGGTCGGAGCCCAGCCTCCTCTTCCTTCTGGTATTTAGGAATCTATGGATTTTATAACCTCGGCCAGTTTGGGAACGACGGCTTGGTATTTTGGGTGCAGGTGCATCCCTCTTGTTAGGCCATTTTTAGAACTTGTACAGTTTTAAAACACGCCCTAAGAAGGCATAAGCTAATCGCATCCTGCTTCCCCGTGGCTAACACGGTGAAGCAGGATCGTGAAAATCATAGATTTCTCTTGTCGTCGCGATAGGAGTGCTGTCGTTGAACGCATCAAAAAAGAGATCCGAAATCTGGAACCAACAGACATCGAAGCACTACTTCGTGACCTTCAGAATGAGTATGTAATGCATTCTCCTGATGACGACGAGATTTCCGTAGAGGCAGAATGGGGGGCTGAGATTGACCGCCGGGTGCAGGAGATTGAGGAAGGAACGGTAGGGAGGATTTCCGGCAAAGACCTGCGCCGCAGCACCGAGGCGCTTTTTTGCCGAACTTGGCCTGCGAAGCTAAATATCCTTTGAACTACCGCCTGCCAAGCCTCTGGCAATCTTGGATGTGTTATTCTCCAGCGCCCTCTTTCCTGGCTGCCAGCAGTGTCACGATGAGGACGAAAAAGCACATTACGACGGAGAACAGCGGAAACTGCAAGGCTGCCGGGAGGCTATAAATCAGCGCAAGTGCAGGGATCCATACAAGCCAGTTAGTCATCATCACAGCAGGGCAGGTTCGCATCCAAAATTCGCGGCCCAAGGAGGCGCGGGTGCGTTTCCAGTTCGCTCCCAGCTCGATCCAGCGAAGGGCAATAAGGTAAGTAGGCACAAACCAGATGGGGCTGAAAACGAACTGGTCGAGAACCACTTTTTTGAGCAGGGTGAAAACATCATTGCCATGTCCAAAGACGAAGCCTTGAAAACGGTAAAACAGGTCGATTTCCATGCCGCGATAGCCCCAGAAGAGCATGCTCAGTAGGAGGCGTTTCCAGCGTCCGCCCTCTGGCAGCATGCCCATCAATGACTGAACACAGAAGGGGAGCACTGCGGCCGCAAAAATTGTGGAGGTCAGCGAGAAGGCGAAAGACCAACGCAGTTTAAAGTTCCCAATAGCCTCCCAGCCTCCCGCCACTGCGGGGACATGGTAATAGGAGGTCACTAAGGTGATCACCAGCACGTTCAGCAGCAGGCATGCAGTTCGATTCTGACGGAAGGCCGCTCCAATCATGCTGAAAATTCCGGGCGATTGGGGAAGGGGAGATGGCATGGATTGCAGACTTGGGAGAATATAATGATGGCCAGAATGCCATTCCTATGAGTCAGACTGCTGCGCAACTGGAGCTTCATTACACACGTTAATCTACTGCCCATGCCAAATTTCATCCTTGCCGCCACGGATCTTCATCGCAGTTACGCCTTGGCTGAGTCCGCTGTTCCAGCCTTGCGCGGGGTTTCGCTGCAATTGGAGGCGGGAGCCTTTGTGGCTGTGATGGGGCCATCTGGGTGTGGAAAATCCACGCTGTTGCAGCTTTGCGGTGCCATGGATAAGGCGGATTCAGGATCGCTGAAACTGGACGGACGGGAAGTCACCTCCATGACGGATACGGACCTGACTCGACTGCGCAGAGAACGAATCGGGTTTGTGTTCCAATTCTTCAATCTGTTGCCGACGTTGAGTGTGCTGGAAAACATCGCCATGCCGCTTTTACTGGCGAGGGTGAATGAGAAGACCGCTTTTGAGAAGGCCCGGGTTTTGGCAAAAAGGGTGGGCATTGATCATCGGTTGGGACACTTTCCCAATCAGATTTCCGGCGGGGAAGCACAACGTGCAGCTCTGGCCCGTGCGGTGATTCACGAGCCGGCATTGCTGATTGCGGATGAGCCAACGGGCAGCCTCGATAGCACCAATGGACAACGTGTTTTGGAACTGTTCCAAGAACTGAACCGCGATCTAGGAGTTGCGATTCTGATGGCGACACATGACGCCCAGGTCGCTGCCGTAGCTAAACAGGCTGTTCGAATGAAGGACGGGAGGGTGGTGGAATAATGGAAGTCTTGAATCAGGAGCCGATGTCTGAATCTGGCCGGATGACACGGGCTTCATCCTTGTTTGTACAATTCATTTTGCGGCCCATGCGGAAAGAACCTGCGCGCACAGCACTCACAGCCCTGGGGGTGATGCTGGGAGTGGCGGTGATGCTGGCGATTCAACTGGCTAACAGCGGCTCTCTGCGCGGGTTCTCAGCAGCGCTGGATGCGGTTTCTGGCAAGGCAGCTCTTGAGATCACTGCGCCGCCATTGGGAGTGGATGAAACTTTGCTGCCCGGGATGTCTTGGTTGCGAGAATACGGCATCGCCACACCAGTGATCGAATCCGATGTGATGGCGGTGGTCGGTGAGGGACGCGAGATGCTCCGCATCATCGGGGTAGATGCCATGCGGGATCCTGCGCTGCGAGATTATGCAGTAGCAGAAGGCAACTCCAGTGGTTCTTCTTCAGCGACTGGCATGGAACTCATGGCATTGCTGGGCAAGCCGGATTCGCTATTGATCACGAGCACTTTTGCGGAAAGGCACGAATTGCAAGCTGGAGATAAAATCAAACTCCAGATTGGGGATCGTGAGCGGCTTTGTAGCATCACGGCCATTCTGGGCAAAAGCGGACAAAAGGGGAAAGGCGGCACGCAGTCGGCGTTGGCTGCCCAGTCGCTGGCCATCATGGACATTGCCAATGCTCAAGTCATCCTGGGTAAAGCAGGGCGGGTGGACCGGGTGGAACTACGGCTGCATGAAGGTATTCCCGTGGAGAATGCCGAACAAGAAGTCAAACAACGAATGTCTAAAGGGCTGTCTGTGCAGAGACCGCAGAGGCGAAGTGCTGCGGTGGAAAAGATGCTCGCCGCTTTTCATTTCAACCTGACCATGCTGTCGGGCATTGCTCTCGTGGTGGGCGTGTTCTTGATTTACAATACGGTCTCTGTGGCGGTGATGACGCGGCGGCGTGAGATCGGGATGCTGCGTACTCTTGGGGTGACACGGGGGCAGGTGCTGCGTTTGTTTTTGGGGGAGGCGGCACTGCTCGGCCTCATCGGCGCTGTGCTGGGAGTGCCTCTGGCCAAGGTCCTGGCGGAAGCGGCGATCGCACTGACTTCGACAACCGTGGACACCCTTTATGTGGCGACTGCCGCGCAAGTGCCGGAACTAGCCTGGCAGCATTGGGTCATGGCTTTGGGCATCGCTTTACCGCTGTCTCTATTAGCTGCTGCATTACCCGCCCGAGAGGCCTCGCGGGTGACACCTGTGGAGGCGATGCGAAGCGATGCAGGCATGCTTTCTGATGCCCATCGTTCATCGTTATGGAAGGCGGCAGTGCCGGCAGTTCTTTGTTTGATCGCTGGTTATGTCGCGGCCGGGCAGCCTGCGGTTTCTGGGCTGCCACTGTGGGGGTATTTCGCATGTTTGTGCGCCATTGCTGGAATGTCTTTGCTGGTTCCGTTCGTTCTACGTGGGACTGCGGAAATTCTGCGGGGTTTTCTTGGGCGTTGTTTCGGCATTGAAGGCAGGCTGGCGGCATCCCAAATTCGGGCTTCCACACACAGGCTTTCGGTGTCAGTGGCTGCATTGGCGGTGAGCCTAGCTTTAACCGTGGCCATTGCGGTCATGGTCGGCAGCTTCAGGCAGACCGTGCTTTATTGGGTGGACCAGACTCTGGGGGCGGATCTATACATCCGCCCAGGTACTCCTCCACGCAGTCAGAGCCCGCCCACTTTTTCTGAACCCACGCTCAAAATTTTGCGCGAACATCCTGCGGTGCTGGCCTTTGACGGGCATCGTTCCATGGACATTCCCTATCAGGACAGGATCATCAAACTGGGGGCGGGAGATTTCGATGTTCAAATGCAGCATGGCCGCATCGCCCTAAAGACTCGAGGCAATGCCAAAGCCATCTTGGAACAGGCGAAGGCAAAGGGGGAGGTGTTCATTTCGGAAAGCTTTGCCTTGCGTTTCAAAGTTAGGGAAGGGGATGCCGTTACCCTTTCCACTCCGAAGGG
The DNA window shown above is from Prosthecobacter fusiformis and carries:
- a CDS encoding transposase, with protein sequence MPKYQKEEEAGLRPGRPLSDLKLVIAGVLHVLKEGGSWRALDVPGVAWETVYGHFRRWAKAGLWDQAMQQMKWHAGKNLGMIDSTHIKVHRDGANPAGGQEQQAMSRTKGGLNTKLHAAVDGRCQPQ
- a CDS encoding addiction module protein, with product MKIIDFSCRRDRSAVVERIKKEIRNLEPTDIEALLRDLQNEYVMHSPDDDEISVEAEWGAEIDRRVQEIEEGTVGRISGKDLRRSTEALFCRTWPAKLNIL
- a CDS encoding ABC transporter ATP-binding protein; the protein is MPNFILAATDLHRSYALAESAVPALRGVSLQLEAGAFVAVMGPSGCGKSTLLQLCGAMDKADSGSLKLDGREVTSMTDTDLTRLRRERIGFVFQFFNLLPTLSVLENIAMPLLLARVNEKTAFEKARVLAKRVGIDHRLGHFPNQISGGEAQRAALARAVIHEPALLIADEPTGSLDSTNGQRVLELFQELNRDLGVAILMATHDAQVAAVAKQAVRMKDGRVVE
- a CDS encoding lipocalin-like domain-containing protein, translated to MRKEPARTALTALGVMLGVAVMLAIQLANSGSLRGFSAALDAVSGKAALEITAPPLGVDETLLPGMSWLREYGIATPVIESDVMAVVGEGREMLRIIGVDAMRDPALRDYAVAEGNSSGSSSATGMELMALLGKPDSLLITSTFAERHELQAGDKIKLQIGDRERLCSITAILGKSGQKGKGGTQSALAAQSLAIMDIANAQVILGKAGRVDRVELRLHEGIPVENAEQEVKQRMSKGLSVQRPQRRSAAVEKMLAAFHFNLTMLSGIALVVGVFLIYNTVSVAVMTRRREIGMLRTLGVTRGQVLRLFLGEAALLGLIGAVLGVPLAKVLAEAAIALTSTTVDTLYVATAAQVPELAWQHWVMALGIALPLSLLAAALPAREASRVTPVEAMRSDAGMLSDAHRSSLWKAAVPAVLCLIAGYVAAGQPAVSGLPLWGYFACLCAIAGMSLLVPFVLRGTAEILRGFLGRCFGIEGRLAASQIRASTHRLSVSVAALAVSLALTVAIAVMVGSFRQTVLYWVDQTLGADLYIRPGTPPRSQSPPTFSEPTLKILREHPAVLAFDGHRSMDIPYQDRIIKLGAGDFDVQMQHGRIALKTRGNAKAILEQAKAKGEVFISESFALRFKVREGDAVTLSTPKGEHAFRVAAQFYDYSNDSGTLTMDKTLFNSWFGESQPTHVAIYLKPGFDAEAVKTELVQQLDGRGFVAIFTNAGLRQEVLRIFDSTFAITWALEIIAILVAMAGVAATMMTLVLERKDEIRLLRIAGAEASQVRRTIVIESGLLGAVSQGLGLVVGMLLSLVLIHVINPQSFGWSIQFYTPWLFLLGSTLLTVIGTMIAGLWPARRSVSRTFIACAVLVLLCPAAASAQEWKPSRPGYEYVFPRDHGQHPEHKIEWWYFTGNLNSKEGRRFGYQLTFFRIGAVAKPEVDSSWALRDVWMAHLAVTDAAGKEYHHADRLNRAGPGLAGATEQRVWNEDWECLTKPEGKFTLSAGDHDFSIELELYSGKPAVIHGEAGISQKGATPGNASHYYSLTRMPTSGSIRLGAETFEVTGESWMDHEFGTSFLEKGTRGWDWFSAQLSDGSELMLFQLRGDASVDSSAGTWIGPDGQVVALTAKDFKLTPGKIWKSPGGAAYPIEWRIEVPSQGLSLTSTAVLPNQEFRADTTPGLGYWEGAVDYSGKAGEKTVSGQGYLEMTGYSGRAMSLWFGQEE